Proteins co-encoded in one Stomoxys calcitrans chromosome 5, idStoCalc2.1, whole genome shotgun sequence genomic window:
- the LOC106094913 gene encoding serendipity locus protein alpha isoform X1, with protein sequence MQKMDETNADQLIILLSRCRTLINKGCLTLQGLNNFCLEFLKLSEKLHVFLAECNEIVCKSPMEIVYLCLTQIITCIKNMERTINSEKLEGTSISNARQHFLERILWCLDRLRATIRILKSKGSPLAMLSEDNTFVDLMDMALDQLMPYTTYIDGDKTDENCDVRSSESHSKAIVDSKEIRANIDLILSHTLAFANVALKQDKKALSALCQKVLRECIAFEEECAETSQTDSNRKIKSISLENALYQLEDYINESLLRLVFSCFLDFNKLSVDKLRSVIMAKHPDDPELDGLIADFDVNIDRTTQIGMFAIAFASNVRIKTIVRSCLASFEALDSCIIPSLQAKVNSNLYAKILENHFNEEVSNFKQAIQEIIDSHAFTSCYYDLLGQAIKKNVKDYDKESLKDVTKMGEFLCDHFQMAVNQKEMRQHANRLEIFNKFSLMLRECQAILACSETENVQTQRIMKRFKILHSIVRKFMDELGGKSSHSHPLNASTSSQVFIMSDELSDSQRMFASIGISPSICSILYNNTPKRNERNRQRLASDSLKANYSKLPLVSPTAAPLPAPLPQIPIALQHPSGVNPMFTKSVKNNVPGLHMNRLSIRRKESLRKAMFKRQKSNETEELYGIYKNSSGSLQISEILDQLTRFNSSFTESVLDKSFISK encoded by the exons ATGCAAAAAATGGATGAAACAAATGCTGATCAACTGATTATACTGTTGTCGAGGTGTCGAACCTTAATAAATAAAGGATGCTTAACGCTGCAAGGATTAAAT AATTTCTGTTTGGAATTTTTAAAGCTATCGGAAAAACTTCATGTCTTTCTGGCTGAGTGCAATGAAATTGTATGCAAAAGCCCCATGGAAATTGTATACCTTTGTCTGACTCAAATTATAACCTgtataaaaaatatggaaaGGACTATTAACTCGGAGAAATTAGAAGGCACGAGTATATCG AATGCCCGGCAACATTTTCTTGAGCGTATACTATGGTGTCTAGATCGCTTGCGTGCGACCATAAGGATATTAAAATCGAAGGGTTCGCCGCTTGCAATGCTGTCAGAAGACAATACATTTGTTGATCTCATGGATATGGCATTGGATCAATTGATGCCCTATACCACGTACATAGATGGAGACAAAACTGATGAAAATTGTGATGTTAGGTCGTCGGAAAGCCACTCGAAAGCAATTGTAGATAGTAAAGAAATACGTGCGAATATTGATCTGATTTTGAGCCATACATTGGCTTTTGCCAATGTTGCTCTAAAACAAGATAAGAAAGCTTTGAGCGCCCTGTGTCAGAAAGTTTTACGCGAATGCATTGCATTTGAAGAGGAATGTGCAGAGACATCCCAGACAGATAGTAATCGTAAGATCAAGAGTATTTCTCTTGAGAATGCCTTATACCAGTTGGAAGACTATATAAATGAGTCACTATTACGATTGGTATTCAGCTGTTTCCTGGACTTTAATAAATTGTCTGTGGACAAATTGCGTTCGGTTATCATGGCGAAACATCCCGATGATCCTGAACTGGATGGTCTTATAGCAGATTTTGATGTCAATATAGATCGCACTACACAGATTGGTATGTTTGCTATAGCCTTCGCATCGAATGTCCGCA tAAAAACTATTGTACGTAGCTGTTTGGCTTCGTTTGAGGCCTTGGACTCTTGCATTATACCCTCACTGCAAGCCAAAGTCAATTCCAATTTATATGCCAAGATCTTGGAGAATCACTTTAATGAAGAGGTGTCAAATTTTAAACAAGCTATCCAGGAGATTATAGACAGTCATGCCTTCACATCCTGCTATTACGATTTACTGGGCCAAGCCATCAAAAAAAACGTTAAAGACTATGACAAAGAATCTCTTAAGGATGTCACTAAAATGGGTGAATTTCTGTGCGACCACTTTCAAATGGCTGTCAATCAAAAGGAGATGCGTCAGCACGCTAATcgtttggaaatttttaataaattttctctaatgttGCGCGAATGTCAAGCCATACTGGCATGCTCTGAAACAGAAAATGTTCAGACCCAACGTATTATgaaaagatttaaaattttacattcaaTAGTAAGAAAATTCATGGATGAACTTGGGGGAAAATCCTCGCACAGCCATCCTTTGAATGCTTCAACGAGTTCGCAGGTGTTTATAATGTCAGATGAACTCAGTGATTCACAGCGTATGTTTGCTTCGATTGGTATATCACCTTCAATATGCAGTATATTGTATAATAATACACCTAAAAGGAATGAACGAAATCGACAGCGCTTAGCCAGCGATTCATTAAAGGCTAATTACTCGAAACTGCCTTTGGTGAGTCCAACAGCAGCGCCACTACCAGCACCACTGCCACAGATACCAATTGCTTTACAACATCCCTCTGGAGTAAATCCTATGTTCACAAAAAGTGTGAAGAACAATGTACCAGGACTTCATATGAATCGCTTAAGCATACGTAGAA AGGAAAGCCTGCGCAAGGCCATGTTTAAAAGACAAAAATCAAATGAAACTGAAGAATTGTATGGAATATACAAAAATAGTTCAGGAAGTTTGCAAATAAGTG aaATTCTCGATCAACTAACGCGATTCAATTCGAGTTTCACTGAAAGTGTTCTCGATAAGAGTTTTATATCTAAGTAA
- the LOC106094913 gene encoding serendipity locus protein alpha isoform X2, whose product MQKMDETNADQLIILLSRCRTLINKGCLTLQGLNLSEKLHVFLAECNEIVCKSPMEIVYLCLTQIITCIKNMERTINSEKLEGTSISNARQHFLERILWCLDRLRATIRILKSKGSPLAMLSEDNTFVDLMDMALDQLMPYTTYIDGDKTDENCDVRSSESHSKAIVDSKEIRANIDLILSHTLAFANVALKQDKKALSALCQKVLRECIAFEEECAETSQTDSNRKIKSISLENALYQLEDYINESLLRLVFSCFLDFNKLSVDKLRSVIMAKHPDDPELDGLIADFDVNIDRTTQIGMFAIAFASNVRIKTIVRSCLASFEALDSCIIPSLQAKVNSNLYAKILENHFNEEVSNFKQAIQEIIDSHAFTSCYYDLLGQAIKKNVKDYDKESLKDVTKMGEFLCDHFQMAVNQKEMRQHANRLEIFNKFSLMLRECQAILACSETENVQTQRIMKRFKILHSIVRKFMDELGGKSSHSHPLNASTSSQVFIMSDELSDSQRMFASIGISPSICSILYNNTPKRNERNRQRLASDSLKANYSKLPLVSPTAAPLPAPLPQIPIALQHPSGVNPMFTKSVKNNVPGLHMNRLSIRRKESLRKAMFKRQKSNETEELYGIYKNSSGSLQISEILDQLTRFNSSFTESVLDKSFISK is encoded by the exons ATGCAAAAAATGGATGAAACAAATGCTGATCAACTGATTATACTGTTGTCGAGGTGTCGAACCTTAATAAATAAAGGATGCTTAACGCTGCAAGGATTAAAT CTATCGGAAAAACTTCATGTCTTTCTGGCTGAGTGCAATGAAATTGTATGCAAAAGCCCCATGGAAATTGTATACCTTTGTCTGACTCAAATTATAACCTgtataaaaaatatggaaaGGACTATTAACTCGGAGAAATTAGAAGGCACGAGTATATCG AATGCCCGGCAACATTTTCTTGAGCGTATACTATGGTGTCTAGATCGCTTGCGTGCGACCATAAGGATATTAAAATCGAAGGGTTCGCCGCTTGCAATGCTGTCAGAAGACAATACATTTGTTGATCTCATGGATATGGCATTGGATCAATTGATGCCCTATACCACGTACATAGATGGAGACAAAACTGATGAAAATTGTGATGTTAGGTCGTCGGAAAGCCACTCGAAAGCAATTGTAGATAGTAAAGAAATACGTGCGAATATTGATCTGATTTTGAGCCATACATTGGCTTTTGCCAATGTTGCTCTAAAACAAGATAAGAAAGCTTTGAGCGCCCTGTGTCAGAAAGTTTTACGCGAATGCATTGCATTTGAAGAGGAATGTGCAGAGACATCCCAGACAGATAGTAATCGTAAGATCAAGAGTATTTCTCTTGAGAATGCCTTATACCAGTTGGAAGACTATATAAATGAGTCACTATTACGATTGGTATTCAGCTGTTTCCTGGACTTTAATAAATTGTCTGTGGACAAATTGCGTTCGGTTATCATGGCGAAACATCCCGATGATCCTGAACTGGATGGTCTTATAGCAGATTTTGATGTCAATATAGATCGCACTACACAGATTGGTATGTTTGCTATAGCCTTCGCATCGAATGTCCGCA tAAAAACTATTGTACGTAGCTGTTTGGCTTCGTTTGAGGCCTTGGACTCTTGCATTATACCCTCACTGCAAGCCAAAGTCAATTCCAATTTATATGCCAAGATCTTGGAGAATCACTTTAATGAAGAGGTGTCAAATTTTAAACAAGCTATCCAGGAGATTATAGACAGTCATGCCTTCACATCCTGCTATTACGATTTACTGGGCCAAGCCATCAAAAAAAACGTTAAAGACTATGACAAAGAATCTCTTAAGGATGTCACTAAAATGGGTGAATTTCTGTGCGACCACTTTCAAATGGCTGTCAATCAAAAGGAGATGCGTCAGCACGCTAATcgtttggaaatttttaataaattttctctaatgttGCGCGAATGTCAAGCCATACTGGCATGCTCTGAAACAGAAAATGTTCAGACCCAACGTATTATgaaaagatttaaaattttacattcaaTAGTAAGAAAATTCATGGATGAACTTGGGGGAAAATCCTCGCACAGCCATCCTTTGAATGCTTCAACGAGTTCGCAGGTGTTTATAATGTCAGATGAACTCAGTGATTCACAGCGTATGTTTGCTTCGATTGGTATATCACCTTCAATATGCAGTATATTGTATAATAATACACCTAAAAGGAATGAACGAAATCGACAGCGCTTAGCCAGCGATTCATTAAAGGCTAATTACTCGAAACTGCCTTTGGTGAGTCCAACAGCAGCGCCACTACCAGCACCACTGCCACAGATACCAATTGCTTTACAACATCCCTCTGGAGTAAATCCTATGTTCACAAAAAGTGTGAAGAACAATGTACCAGGACTTCATATGAATCGCTTAAGCATACGTAGAA AGGAAAGCCTGCGCAAGGCCATGTTTAAAAGACAAAAATCAAATGAAACTGAAGAATTGTATGGAATATACAAAAATAGTTCAGGAAGTTTGCAAATAAGTG aaATTCTCGATCAACTAACGCGATTCAATTCGAGTTTCACTGAAAGTGTTCTCGATAAGAGTTTTATATCTAAGTAA
- the LOC106094913 gene encoding serendipity locus protein alpha isoform X3 gives MVAICSLNARQHFLERILWCLDRLRATIRILKSKGSPLAMLSEDNTFVDLMDMALDQLMPYTTYIDGDKTDENCDVRSSESHSKAIVDSKEIRANIDLILSHTLAFANVALKQDKKALSALCQKVLRECIAFEEECAETSQTDSNRKIKSISLENALYQLEDYINESLLRLVFSCFLDFNKLSVDKLRSVIMAKHPDDPELDGLIADFDVNIDRTTQIGMFAIAFASNVRIKTIVRSCLASFEALDSCIIPSLQAKVNSNLYAKILENHFNEEVSNFKQAIQEIIDSHAFTSCYYDLLGQAIKKNVKDYDKESLKDVTKMGEFLCDHFQMAVNQKEMRQHANRLEIFNKFSLMLRECQAILACSETENVQTQRIMKRFKILHSIVRKFMDELGGKSSHSHPLNASTSSQVFIMSDELSDSQRMFASIGISPSICSILYNNTPKRNERNRQRLASDSLKANYSKLPLVSPTAAPLPAPLPQIPIALQHPSGVNPMFTKSVKNNVPGLHMNRLSIRRKESLRKAMFKRQKSNETEELYGIYKNSSGSLQISEILDQLTRFNSSFTESVLDKSFISK, from the exons ATGGTGGCAATCTGttctctg AATGCCCGGCAACATTTTCTTGAGCGTATACTATGGTGTCTAGATCGCTTGCGTGCGACCATAAGGATATTAAAATCGAAGGGTTCGCCGCTTGCAATGCTGTCAGAAGACAATACATTTGTTGATCTCATGGATATGGCATTGGATCAATTGATGCCCTATACCACGTACATAGATGGAGACAAAACTGATGAAAATTGTGATGTTAGGTCGTCGGAAAGCCACTCGAAAGCAATTGTAGATAGTAAAGAAATACGTGCGAATATTGATCTGATTTTGAGCCATACATTGGCTTTTGCCAATGTTGCTCTAAAACAAGATAAGAAAGCTTTGAGCGCCCTGTGTCAGAAAGTTTTACGCGAATGCATTGCATTTGAAGAGGAATGTGCAGAGACATCCCAGACAGATAGTAATCGTAAGATCAAGAGTATTTCTCTTGAGAATGCCTTATACCAGTTGGAAGACTATATAAATGAGTCACTATTACGATTGGTATTCAGCTGTTTCCTGGACTTTAATAAATTGTCTGTGGACAAATTGCGTTCGGTTATCATGGCGAAACATCCCGATGATCCTGAACTGGATGGTCTTATAGCAGATTTTGATGTCAATATAGATCGCACTACACAGATTGGTATGTTTGCTATAGCCTTCGCATCGAATGTCCGCA tAAAAACTATTGTACGTAGCTGTTTGGCTTCGTTTGAGGCCTTGGACTCTTGCATTATACCCTCACTGCAAGCCAAAGTCAATTCCAATTTATATGCCAAGATCTTGGAGAATCACTTTAATGAAGAGGTGTCAAATTTTAAACAAGCTATCCAGGAGATTATAGACAGTCATGCCTTCACATCCTGCTATTACGATTTACTGGGCCAAGCCATCAAAAAAAACGTTAAAGACTATGACAAAGAATCTCTTAAGGATGTCACTAAAATGGGTGAATTTCTGTGCGACCACTTTCAAATGGCTGTCAATCAAAAGGAGATGCGTCAGCACGCTAATcgtttggaaatttttaataaattttctctaatgttGCGCGAATGTCAAGCCATACTGGCATGCTCTGAAACAGAAAATGTTCAGACCCAACGTATTATgaaaagatttaaaattttacattcaaTAGTAAGAAAATTCATGGATGAACTTGGGGGAAAATCCTCGCACAGCCATCCTTTGAATGCTTCAACGAGTTCGCAGGTGTTTATAATGTCAGATGAACTCAGTGATTCACAGCGTATGTTTGCTTCGATTGGTATATCACCTTCAATATGCAGTATATTGTATAATAATACACCTAAAAGGAATGAACGAAATCGACAGCGCTTAGCCAGCGATTCATTAAAGGCTAATTACTCGAAACTGCCTTTGGTGAGTCCAACAGCAGCGCCACTACCAGCACCACTGCCACAGATACCAATTGCTTTACAACATCCCTCTGGAGTAAATCCTATGTTCACAAAAAGTGTGAAGAACAATGTACCAGGACTTCATATGAATCGCTTAAGCATACGTAGAA AGGAAAGCCTGCGCAAGGCCATGTTTAAAAGACAAAAATCAAATGAAACTGAAGAATTGTATGGAATATACAAAAATAGTTCAGGAAGTTTGCAAATAAGTG aaATTCTCGATCAACTAACGCGATTCAATTCGAGTTTCACTGAAAGTGTTCTCGATAAGAGTTTTATATCTAAGTAA
- the LOC106095348 gene encoding T-complex protein 1 subunit theta: MALSVPKAPGVSQMLKEGARMYSGLEEAVYRNITACKEFAQTMRSAYGPNGMNKMIINHIEKQFVTSDAGTIMRELDVEHPAAKLMVMASQIQDAEVGDGTNFVVIFAGALLEKAEELLRLGITTAEISEGYERALDKALEILPKLVCHEIKDYRDVKQVKECMKSALMSKQYGQEDFLTDLVAKACVSILPDKGTFNVDNIRVCKILGSGLSKSEVVHGMVFKRFVEGDVTFAEKTKVAIFSCPIDIIQTETKGTVLIKSADELMNFSSGEENLLESQIKAIAETGAKVVVSGGKVGDMALHFLNKYGLMAVRLNSKFDLRRLARAVNGTVLPRITTPSQEELGYCDKVCIEELGDTTVVAFRNDGKDSRIATIVIRGATDNFLDDIERAIDDGVNNFKCLSRDGRYVPGAGAVEIELATQIAAYADTLPGLEQYAVRKFAAALEVFPKALSENTGVNGTDVVNQLYLAHTDAKGKNIGYNIEAEKAETIDVTTSKVYDLFQSKYWGMKYAVGAATTVLKVDQIIMAKRAGGPKPRQNAGSDDES; the protein is encoded by the exons ATGGCTTTATCTGTTCCAAAAGCACCCGGAGTTTCGCAGATGCTCAAAGAAGGAGCTCGG ATGTACAGTGGCTTGGAGGAAGCAGTCTACCGTAACATCACTGCCTGCAAGGAATTTGCTCAGACCATGCGCTCCGCCTACGGACCAAATGGCATGAACAAAATGATAATCAACCACATTGAGAAACAATTTGTCACCAGTGATGCCGGCACTATAATGCGTGAGTTGGATGTTGAACATCCAGCAGCAAAATTAATGGTCATGGCCAGCCAGATTCAAGATGCCGAGGTGGGcgatggtaccaattttgttgttatatttgcCGGGGCTTTGTTAGAGAAAGCCGAAGAACTTTTGCGTTTGGGCATTACCACAGCCGAAATCTCTGAAGGCTATGAACGGGCTTTGGATAAGGCCCTGGAGATCTTACCTAAGCTAGTTTGCCATGAAATCAAGGATTACCGCGATGTCAAGCAAGTAAAGGAATGCATGAAATCGGCTCTTATGTCCAAACAATATGGACAGGAGGACTTCCTGACAGACTTGGTTGCCAAGGCTTGTGTATCTATATTGCCCGACAAAGGCACTTTCAATGTGGACAATATTCGTGTATGCAAGATTTTGGGCAGTGGTTTGTCCAAATCAGAGGTGGTACATGGTATGGTATTCAAACGTTTCGTTGAAGGTGATGTCACCTTTGCCGAAAAGACCAAGGTAGCCATTTTCTCTTGTCCTATTGACATTATCCAGACTGAAACCAAGGGCACCGTGCTGATAAAATCTGCTGATGAACTCATGAACTTCTCGTCTGGTGAGGAAAATCTTTTGGAATCTCAAATCAAAGCCATTGCTGAGACTGGCGCCAAGGTTGTGGTCTCAGGTGGCAAGGTGGGAGATATGGCTTTGCATTTCCTAAACAAGTATGGTCTTATGGCTGTGCGTTTAAATTCCAAATTTGACTTGAGACGTTTGGCTAGAGCTGTCAATGGTACTGTGCTGCCACGCATCACAACTCCAAGCCAAGAGGAGTTGGGCTATTGCGATAAAGTATGCATCGAAGAGTTGGGCGACACCACAGTTGTGGCATTCAG aaacgATGGCAAGGATTCACGCATTGCCACAATTGTAATTCGTGGTGCCACTGACAATTTCTTGGATGATATTGAAAGAGCCATAGATGATGGTGTTAATAACTTCAAATGTCTATCTCGAGATGGCCGCTATGTGCCAGGCGCTGGCGCTGTTGAAATAGAATTGGCTACACAAATCGCTGCCTATGCTGATACATTGCCTGGCCTGGAACAATATGCCGTACGTAAATTTGCAGCTGCCTTAGAGGTTTTCCCCAAGGCCTTGTCCGAAAACACTGGTGTTAATGGCACAGATGTAGTAAATCAATTGTATTTGGCCCATACGGATGCCAAAGGCAAAAATATCGGCTATAACATTGAGGCTGAGAAAGCTGAAACCATCGATGTGACAACCAGCAAGGTGTACGATCTCTTCCAATCAAAATACTGGGGCATGAAGTATGCCGTCGGTGCCGCCACCACAGTGCTGAAAGTGGATCAAATTATAATGGCCAAGCGGGCTGGTGGTCCTAAACCTCGTCAAAATGCTGGCAGTGATGATGAGAGCTAA
- the LOC106087049 gene encoding guanine nucleotide-binding protein subunit gamma-1 translates to MDVMSSSLQQQRIIVEQLRREASVDRQPISVSCAAMMRYIAQHEQEDYLLHGFTSQKVNPFREKSSCSVL, encoded by the coding sequence ATGGACGTTATGTCTTCTTCACTGCAACAGCAACGCATTATTGTTGAACAACTAAGGCGGGAAGCGTCGGTAGATCGTCAACCCATATCGGTGTCTTGTGCCGCCATGATGCGTTACATAGCACAGCATGAACAGGAGGACTATCTTTTGCATGGCTTCACTAGTCAGAAAGTCAATCCATTCCGTGAGAAGTCCTCCTGCAGTGTTCTCTAA